A DNA window from Arachis duranensis cultivar V14167 chromosome 3, aradu.V14167.gnm2.J7QH, whole genome shotgun sequence contains the following coding sequences:
- the LOC107481333 gene encoding polygalacturonase At1g48100 has product MIGGFSLKSFTYIFLIAILIWCSNFESCIARRGRHWRHNNNRAFSSSLMKKKVKNYGNHNNNGGGSNSKPKPKSTPPPYKITPSLPPRIPNPDYPPSPPTKGYNNGGSSSTTFNVLDFGAKGDGNCDDTKAFEAAWAAACKVEASTMVVPADYTFYVGPISFSGPYCKPNIVFQLDGTIVAPTNSKVWGGGMFQWLEFSKLVGITIQGNGVIDGRGSVWWKDQPYDDPIDDEEKLIVPLNHTMGKPPPMPVESELGVKMPGIKPTALRFYGSFYPTVTGITIQNSPQCHLKFDSCNGVLVHDVTISSPGDSPNTDGIHLQNSKDVLIYSSNLGCGDDCISIQTGCSNVYVHNVNCGPGHGISIGGLGKDNTRACVSNITVRDVNMHNTMNGVRIKTWQGGSGSVQGVQFSNIQVSEVQLPIVIDQFYCDKKSCSNQTAAVALAGINYEEIKGTYTVKPVHFACSDSLPCVDVSLTSIELKPVQEQYHLYDPFCWQTYGELKTPTLPPISCLQIGKPPNNRIQTDRDLC; this is encoded by the exons ATGATAGGTGGCTTTAGCTTAAAGAGCTTCACATACATTTTTCTAATTGCAATTCTTATTTGGTGTTCAAATTTTGAGTCATGCATTGCAAGGAGAGGGAGGCATTGGAGGCATAACAATAATAgagctttctcttcttctcttatgAAGAAAAAAGTCAAGAATTATggtaatcataataataatggtggaggctcaaattcaaaaccaaaaccaaagtCTACTCCACCACCATATAAAATCACTCCTTCATTACCACCACGAATTCCCAACCCAGATTACCCTCCAAGTCCTCCAACAAAAGGTTACAACAATGGTGGCTCTTCTTCTACCACATTTAATGTGCTAGATTTTGGAGCTAAGGGTGATGGAAATTGTGATGATACCAAG GCATTCGAAGCTGCGTGGGCAGCAGCATGTAAGGTAGAGGCATCAACCATGGTGGTACCAGCAGATTACACCTTCTACGTGGGGCCCATCTCATTCTCGGGCCCATACTGCAAGCCCAACATCGTTTTCCAG CttgatggcaccattgttgCTCCAACAAACTCCAAAGTTTGGGGTGGAGGAATGTTCCAGTGGCTGGAATTCTCAAAGCTAGTGGGAATCACCATTCAAGGAAATGGTGTCATTGATGGGAGAGGCTCAGTTTGGTGGAAAGACCAACCATATGATGACCCTATAGACGATGAAGAAAAGCTCATAGTCCCATTGAACCACACAATGGGGAAGCCACCACCAATGCCA GTTGAAAGTGAGCTTGGAGTAAAGATGCCAGGCATCAAGCCAACT GCATTAAGGTTCTACGGGAGTTTTTACCCAACTGTCACAGGCATAACTATTCAGAATAGTCCACAATGCCATCTCAAGTTTGACAGCTGCAATGGAGTCCTGGTCCATGATGTGACCATATCATCGCCGGGCGACAGCCCCAACACAGATGGAATTCACCTTCAGAACTCTAAAGATGTTCTCATCTATAGCAGCAACCTTGGATGTG GAGATGATTGTATTTCCATACAAACTGGGTGCTCAAATGTATATGTACACAATGTCAATTGTGGACCAGGACATGGAATCAGCATTGGGGGCCTAGGAAAGGATAACACCAGAGCCTGTGTCTCAAACATTACTGTCAGAGATGTCAACATGCACAACACAATGAATGGTGTCAGAATCAAAACATGGCAg GGTGGATCAGGTTCTGTGCAAGGAGTACAATTCTCAAACATTCAAGTTTCCGAAGTTCAGCTCCCTATTGTGATCGATCAATTCTACTGCGATAAAAAATCCTGCTCGAACCAAACAGCCGCTGTGGCGCTAGCAGGAATCAATTATGAAGAGATAAAGGGAACATACACAGTTAAGCCAGTACACTTTGCATGTAGTGATAGCCTGCCTTGCGTTGATGTTTCTTTGACCTCAATCGAGTTAAAACCAGTTCAAGAACAATACCACCTGTATGATCCATTCTGCTGGCAAACTTATGGTGAATTAAAAACTCCGACACTGCCACCAATTTCTTGCCTTCAGATTGGGAAGCCGCCGAACAATCGGATTCAGACAGATCGTGATTTATGTTGA